Below is a genomic region from Azoarcus sp. KH32C.
TGGACGATGCGCAGGCGACGGCCGCCTTCCGCATCGTGCAGGAATCGCTCACCAACGTCGCGCGGCACGCCGAGGCGCGCAACGTGCACGTGACGCTGAACAGCAGCGGCGACGCGATGGAGCTCACGGTCGCCGACGACGGGCGCGGCTTCGACACGGCGGAGGTCGGCGGCGGGGCCTTCGGGCTGTTCGGCATCCGCGAGCGGGCGCGCAATCTCGGGGGGCGGGCGAGCGTGGTCTCAGGGCCGGGGCGCGGCACGCAGGTGCGCATCTGGCTGCCGCTCGCGGGAGGCGGACGATGATCCGGCTCCTCATCGCCGACGACCACGCGATCGTGCGCAGCGGTCTGCGGCAGATCATCGCGACCACCTCCGACCTGCAGGTGGTCGCCGAGGCGGGCGACGGCGCGGCGGTGCTCACGGCGGTGCGCGGGGGCGGCTGCGACCTGCTGGTGATGGACATGACGATGCCGGGCCTGTCGGGCGTCGATCTGATCCGCCGCGTCCGCACCGAGCGCCCGACGCTGCCGATCCTGGTGCTGTCGATGCACAACGAGGGACAGGTCGTGTCGCGCGCGCTGAAGGCGGGCGCCGCGGGCTACGTCGCGAAGGATTGCGACCCGGACGTCCTGCTCTCGGCGATGCGCAAGGTCGCCGGCGGCGGCCGCTTCCTCGACCCGGCACTGGTCGACGCGATGGTCTTCGACAGCGGCCCCGCCGACATCGACACGCCGCCGCTCGACATCCTCTCCGACCGGGAATACCAGGTGCTGCAGTTGGTGGCGAGCGGGCAGAGCCTCAACGACATCGGCGAGCGGCTCAATGTCAGCGCGAAGACGGTGAGCACGCACAAGGCGCGGCTGATGCAGAAGCTCGGTATCGACAACAACGCCGAGCTCGTCCGCTACGCGATGCGCCACGGCCTGCTCGATCAGTAGCGCCCGCTTTTGCTTCCGTTGTAGGGATTTCCTGACCCCGTAAACAGCCTTCCCCTACGCGCTTATCCGCCTTTCCCGACGGCGGCCCGGACGCGCGTGAGGCTTAATGCCATCCAGCGCCGCTTCGCCGGCAGGCATCGATGGGGAAGGCAAAATCCATGCACAGGCTACAGAATCGCCGCATCCTGGTGATCGACGACACACCCGCGATCCATGAGGATTTCCGCAAGATCCTCGCGGATACGCCGGGCGACTCGGAACTGGACGAAGTCGAAGCGGCGCTGTTCGGCGCGCCGGTGCGCAAGCCCGAGCTGGCCTTCGAGCTCGACTCCGCCTATCAGGGCCACGAAGGCTTCGCGAAGGTCAGCCAGGCGCTGGGTGCCGGCCGGCCCTACGCGATGGCCTTCGTCGACATGCGCATGCCGCCGGGGTGGGACGGCGTCGAGACCATCGAGCGGCTGTGGCAGGCCGACCCAAGGCTGCAGATCGTGATCTGCACCGCCTATTCCGACTACGCGTGGGACGAGGTGCTGAACCGGCTCGACGTGGGCGACCGGCTGCTGATCCTGAAGAAGCCCTTCGACACGATCGAGGTGCGCCAGCTCGCCGACGCGCTGACCGCGAAGTGGCAGATGACCGAGCGGGCGGCGCTCAAGATGGCCGATCTCGATGCCGTGATCCAGCGCCGCACCGACGACCTGAAGCGCGCCAACGACGCCCTGAAGGCCGAGATCGACGAGCACGCCCGCGCCGAGGCGGCGCTCAAGCTCGCCGCCAGCGTCTTCGACAACACGATGGACGGCGTGCTGATCACCGACACGGCCGGCACCATCCTGTCCGTGAATCCGGCCTTCACCGCGATCACCGGCTATGTGGCCGAGGAAGCGATCGGCCGCAGCCCGAGCCTGTTGCGCTCGGATCGCCACGATCCGGAGTTCTACCGCGAGCTGTGGGAGACGCTGCTGCGCGAGGGCCGCTGGGAAGGCGAGATCTGGAACCGCAGAAAGAGCGGCGAGGCCTACCTCGAATGGCTCAGCATCGGCATGGTGGCCGGCGAGGACGGCCGGCCGCTGCGCTACGTCGGCGTCTTCAACGACATCACCGAGCTGCGCAGGAAGGACGAGCACATCCGCCACCTGGCCTTCCACGATCCGCTGACCGGCCTGCCCAACCGCGCGCTGCTGCTCGACCGCCTTGAACACAGCCTCGCCGGCGCGCGGCGGACGGGGGAGCGCCTCGGCCTGATGTTCATCGACCTGGACCGCTTCAAGCACATCAACGACTCGCTCGGCCACGACACCGGCGACGCGCTGTTGCAGGAGGTCGCGCGGCGCCTGCGCGAGAGCGTGCGCCAGTCGGACACCGTCGCGCGGATGGGCGGGGACGAGTTCGTCATCCTGCTGGAACAGGTCGGCGAACCGGAAGTCTGCGCCGGACTCGCGAAGAAGCTCCTCACGCGGCTCAATGCGCCGATGGAGCTCGACGGCCACACCTTGCAGGTCTGCGCCTCGATCGGCATCGCGTGCTTTCCGGACGACGGCGCCGATACGGTGACGCTGATGAAGCACGCCGATGCGGCCATGTACGCGGCGAAGTCGGCCGGCCGGGGCACCTTCCGCTTCTTCCAGGTGGAGATGACCGAGAAGGCCGGGCAGCGCCTGCAGCTGGAAATGGAATTGCGCAGCGCCGTCCGCAAGGGGGAGCTGGAAGTCTTCTACCAGCCCGGCGTCTCGCTCTCGACCGGCAACGCGTGCAGCGTCGAGGCCCTCGTGCGCTGGCGCCATCCGGAACGCGGCCTGGTGCCGCCGAACGACTTCATTCCGCTCGCGGAAGAGACCGGCATCATCCACGAGCTCGGCAACTGGGTGCTCGAGGAGG
It encodes:
- a CDS encoding response regulator transcription factor produces the protein MIRLLIADDHAIVRSGLRQIIATTSDLQVVAEAGDGAAVLTAVRGGGCDLLVMDMTMPGLSGVDLIRRVRTERPTLPILVLSMHNEGQVVSRALKAGAAGYVAKDCDPDVLLSAMRKVAGGGRFLDPALVDAMVFDSGPADIDTPPLDILSDREYQVLQLVASGQSLNDIGERLNVSAKTVSTHKARLMQKLGIDNNAELVRYAMRHGLLDQ
- a CDS encoding EAL domain-containing protein, with translation MHRLQNRRILVIDDTPAIHEDFRKILADTPGDSELDEVEAALFGAPVRKPELAFELDSAYQGHEGFAKVSQALGAGRPYAMAFVDMRMPPGWDGVETIERLWQADPRLQIVICTAYSDYAWDEVLNRLDVGDRLLILKKPFDTIEVRQLADALTAKWQMTERAALKMADLDAVIQRRTDDLKRANDALKAEIDEHARAEAALKLAASVFDNTMDGVLITDTAGTILSVNPAFTAITGYVAEEAIGRSPSLLRSDRHDPEFYRELWETLLREGRWEGEIWNRRKSGEAYLEWLSIGMVAGEDGRPLRYVGVFNDITELRRKDEHIRHLAFHDPLTGLPNRALLLDRLEHSLAGARRTGERLGLMFIDLDRFKHINDSLGHDTGDALLQEVARRLRESVRQSDTVARMGGDEFVILLEQVGEPEVCAGLAKKLLTRLNAPMELDGHTLQVCASIGIACFPDDGADTVTLMKHADAAMYAAKSAGRGTFRFFQVEMTEKAGQRLQLEMELRSAVRKGELEVFYQPGVSLSTGNACSVEALVRWRHPERGLVPPNDFIPLAEETGIIHELGNWVLEEACRQSRAWREQGLGRIRIAVNISAKQLQEGDLAERIAGLTRKYGLTPGDLAVELTESVIMANPEEISGVFDRLRRIGVTVAVDDFGTGYSSLAYLRRLPIDVLKIDRSFVRNADRDAGDAQIVRIIMALAQALKLDVIAEGVETQAQAHFLASCGCETAQGFLFAQPQPATVAAEWLRAHRAVSGPTAVEETLCSASR